A part of Chitinimonas koreensis genomic DNA contains:
- a CDS encoding group II truncated hemoglobin, with protein MEQTEQTLEASPYELLGGEAALRRLVDRFYEIMDTDPVAAGVRAVHGLSLDSANEKLFLFLSGWLGGPSLYIERYGHPRLRARHMPFRIDTRMRDEWLYCMFKAMEEQLPGESPLKSHLEEAFWRTADFMRNAEG; from the coding sequence TTGGAACAGACCGAACAGACGCTCGAAGCGAGTCCCTACGAACTGCTCGGCGGCGAGGCGGCCTTGCGCCGGCTGGTCGACCGCTTCTACGAAATCATGGATACCGACCCGGTCGCGGCCGGCGTGCGCGCGGTCCATGGCCTGAGCCTCGATTCGGCCAACGAGAAACTGTTCCTGTTCCTCAGCGGCTGGCTCGGCGGGCCGTCGCTCTACATCGAGCGCTACGGCCATCCGCGCCTGCGCGCGCGCCACATGCCGTTCCGCATCGATACGCGCATGCGCGACGAATGGCTGTACTGCATGTTCAAGGCGATGGAAGAGCAGTTGCCGGGCGAATCGCCGCTGAAGAGCCACCTGGAAGAGGCGTTCTGGCGCACGGCGGACTTCATGCGCAACGCCGAGGGCTGA
- a CDS encoding YkgJ family cysteine cluster protein, with amino-acid sequence MDDNACLSCGACCAAFRVSFDRMELDEEGGRVPAGLVDYENDTLCRLRGTDYARPRCVALVGRIGESVRCGIYAERPGPCREFAPLAEHGIFPAACNRARGRHGLPPLPVAD; translated from the coding sequence ATGGACGACAATGCCTGCCTGAGCTGCGGCGCCTGCTGCGCGGCCTTCCGCGTCAGTTTCGACCGCATGGAGCTCGACGAGGAGGGCGGCCGGGTGCCGGCCGGCCTGGTCGACTACGAGAACGACACGCTGTGCCGGCTGCGCGGCACCGATTACGCGCGGCCGCGCTGCGTGGCCCTGGTCGGCCGCATCGGCGAGTCGGTGCGCTGCGGCATCTACGCCGAGCGCCCCGGCCCCTGCCGCGAATTCGCGCCGCTGGCCGAGCACGGCATCTTCCCCGCAGCCTGCAACCGCGCACGCGGCCGCCACGGCCTGCCGCCCTTGCCGGTGGCCGATTGA
- a CDS encoding tRNA dihydrouridine synthase produces MRIALAPMEGLVDAPLRTALTRLGGVDWCVTEFVRVTSTLLPARYFRRVAPESLHGWRTPAGVPLKLQLLGSDPACLADNAARAAELGAPGIDLNFGCPAKTVNRHRGGAVLLDEPELLHAIVAAVRRAVPAAIPVTAKMRIGYLDTHLALDCARALDTAGAAELVVHARTKADGYKPPAHWHWIARIKEVVQAPVVANGEIWCVDDYFRCRAESGCDDVMLGRGLVARPDLARQIRAAAAGLPPDVVDWPALLPYVHDFHASVHGQGAVTYAPGRLKQWLGYLKLSYPEAGALFREIRGQRQLDLMPGAQPA; encoded by the coding sequence TTGCGAATCGCTCTGGCACCGATGGAAGGCTTGGTCGACGCGCCGCTGCGTACCGCGCTGACCCGGCTCGGCGGCGTCGACTGGTGCGTGACCGAGTTCGTGCGCGTCACCAGCACGCTGTTGCCGGCGCGCTATTTCCGCCGCGTGGCGCCCGAGTCGCTGCATGGCTGGCGTACGCCGGCCGGCGTGCCGCTGAAGCTGCAACTGCTGGGCTCGGACCCGGCCTGCCTGGCCGACAACGCCGCCCGCGCGGCCGAGCTCGGCGCGCCCGGCATCGATCTCAACTTCGGCTGCCCGGCCAAGACGGTGAACCGCCATCGCGGCGGCGCCGTGCTGCTGGACGAGCCCGAGCTGTTGCACGCCATCGTCGCCGCGGTGCGCCGCGCGGTGCCGGCGGCGATCCCGGTCACTGCCAAGATGCGGATCGGCTACCTCGACACCCATCTGGCGCTCGACTGCGCGCGGGCGCTCGACACGGCCGGCGCGGCCGAGCTGGTGGTGCATGCGCGCACCAAGGCCGACGGCTACAAGCCGCCGGCGCACTGGCACTGGATCGCCCGCATCAAGGAAGTGGTGCAGGCGCCGGTGGTGGCCAACGGCGAGATCTGGTGCGTCGACGATTACTTCCGCTGCCGCGCCGAATCGGGTTGCGACGATGTGATGCTGGGCCGCGGCCTGGTGGCGCGGCCGGACCTGGCGCGGCAGATCCGCGCCGCCGCGGCCGGGCTGCCGCCCGACGTGGTCGACTGGCCGGCATTGCTGCCCTATGTGCATGACTTCCATGCCAGCGTGCACGGCCAGGGCGCGGTCACCTACGCGCCGGGCCGGCTCAAGCAGTGGCTCGGCTATCTCAAGCTCAGCTACCCCGAGGCCGGCGCGCTGTTCCGCGAGATCCGCGGCCAGCGGCAGCTCGACCTGATGCCCGGCGCACAGCCGGCTTGA